A region from the Coffea eugenioides isolate CCC68of chromosome 9, Ceug_1.0, whole genome shotgun sequence genome encodes:
- the LOC113782343 gene encoding uncharacterized protein LOC113782343 → MEQMERRFQRMLEPIQDELLQLRASGTPKTSKSMRRRRDVEESSNGSNNDDDDEEPRIRPRQRNQTGPTDVFKGIKMQIPEFKGRSDPEAFLEWLSKIEMVFSCQNYTEVQKVQLATMEFTEYAVVWWDQIKKSRRRNGLPELIPWPELRAMMRTRFVPGHYTRDLYHRLQTLVQGNRSVDEYHKEMEILMLRADVQEDPEATMARFLSGLRPDIAERVELQHYMELHELVDKAIKVEQRLKRRGTTRSNFGNTTYSTNRPFQPRNDSRPSPNAPTPKPRFEGGKVGNPSISKPPSSTPKFEEPRIQTRARDTRCFKCQGRGHIASQCPNQRTMIMMQNGEIVSEDETEYEGIPPLDGGSDGESPNEEEFSAPEGHFGTALVARRALTARVKEDELQRENIFYTRCFVNQALYSVIIDSGSCTNVASSLMVDNLKLPTRDHPRLYKLQWFNNSGEVQVTKQVLISFQIHKYSDEVLCDVVPMQASCDSPTFP, encoded by the coding sequence ATGGAGCAAATGGAGAGGCGTTTCCAACGCATGCTAGAACCCATTCAAGATGAGTTGCTGCAACTCCGAGCGTCTGGAACACCAAAAACCTCTAAGTCCATGCGAAGGCGAAGGGATGTGGAGGAGTCGTCCAATGGTtccaataatgatgatgatgatgaggaaccTCGAATTCGACCAAGGCAAAGGAACCAGACTGGACCTACCGATGTATTCAAGGGAATCAAGATGCAAATCCCTGAGTTCAAAGGACGGTCCGATCCCGAGGCCTTTCTCGAATGGTTATCCAAGATCGAAATGGTCTTTTCTTGCCAAAACTACACCGAGGTGCAAAAGGTGCAATTGGCCACCATGGAATTCACTGAGTACGCTgtggtttggtgggaccaaatcAAGAAGTCTAGAAGGAGAAATGGGCTACCTGAGCTCATTCCATGGCCCGAGCTTCGAGCCATGATGCGCACCCGCTTTGTACCTGGACATTACACTAGGGATTTATACCACCGGTTACAAACCTTAGTCCAGGGCAACCGGAGTGTGGATGAGTAccacaaggagatggagatcctGATGCTTAGAGCGGATGTACAGGAGGATCCTGAAGCCACCATGGCGAGATTCTTGAGCGGGTTACGACCCGATATTGCTGAACGAGTGGAACTTCAACATTATATGGAGTTGCATGAGCTTGTAGACAAGGCTATTAAGGtcgagcaaaggctcaagaggaggggtaccaCTCGATCGAATTTCGGCAATACCACCTACTCTACCAACCGCCCATTCCAACCAAGGAATGATTCTCGGCCTTCACCAAATGCTCCTACACCAAAGCCGAGATTCGAGGGAGGTAAGGTGGGCAACCCTAGTATTAGTAAGCCGCCCTCTTCTACTCCAAAATTTGAGGAGCCTAGGATACAAACTAGAGCTCGTGATACTcgatgcttcaaatgccaaggtagAGGCCATATTGCTAGTCAATGTCCCAATCAAAGGACTATGATTATGATGCAAAATGGTGAGATCGTGAGTGAGGACGAAACCGAGTACGAAGGCATACCACCTCTTGACGGAGGTAGTGATGGGGAATCGCCAAATGAAGAGGAGTTTAGTGCACCCGAGGGTCATTTTGGGACTGCATTGGTTGCAAGGAGAGCATTAACTGCACGTGTTAAGGAGGACGAGCTTCAACGGGAGAACATCTTCTACACCAGGTGCTTCGTCAACCAAGCACTTTATAGTGTGATTATTGATAGTGGGAGCTGCACAAATGTAGCTAGTTCACTCATGGTGGACAACTTGAAGTTGCCTACAAGGGATCACCCGCGACTCTACAAACTCCAATGGTTCAACAACTCTGGGGAGGTTCAAGTAACCAAGCAGGTTCTTATATCCTTCCAAATCCATAAATATTCTGATGAAGTATTATGTGATGTAGTTCCTATGCAGGCtagttgtgacagccccaccttcccctaa